The Brevibacterium atlanticum genome segment CCGACGACTCCTTCAACGCCGGCGATCCCAGCGTCATCGAGCCCGACCCCGAATACGTCGTCCACCCGCCGCTGGGCAAATGGCTCATCGGCATCGGCATCCACCTCTTCGGCGCCGACGATTCCTTCGGCTGGCGCTTCTCCGTGGCGATCATCGGCACCCTGACGATCTTCCTCCTCGGCGTCATCGCCTGGAAGCTCTTCCGCTCGGCGTTCTTCGCCTGCGTCGCCGCCGGGCTGCTCGCCGTCGACGGTGAGCACTTCGTCCACTCCCGCACGAGCCTGCTCGACATCGTCCTCATGGCCTTCGTGCTCCTCGCCTTCTTCTTCATCGTGCTCGATCGCGAACAGGTGACCAAGCGCCTCGCCCGTTGGACGGCTTCGCCTGCGGCGTCCCCGCACAGCGATGCTCAGCGAACCGACCCCACACGCACCGACTCCCATCCCACCGATTCCCACCGCACCGATTCCACCCTCGCCGAGGCGGCCCACCCCGAGACCCGCACCCGACGCAGGCGTCGGGCCAAGTCCGGGGACATGGTGAATTTCGGGCCCCGCCTCGGCGTGCGTCCCTGGGTGATCGCCGCGGGGATCAGCATCGGCCTGGCCATGGGTGTGAAGTGGTCGGGCCTCTATGCGGCCGCCGTGTTCGGGATCCTCCTGGTCGCCTGGGACGTGCATTCGCGGTACAAGGCCGGAGTCGTGCATCCGTGGCTGGGCACACTGCTTCGCGATGCCGTCCCGTCGTTCCTCAAACTCGTGCCGGTCGCCTTCGTCACCTATCTGGTGTGCTGGACCGGCTGGATCCGGTCCGACAATGCGTGGGATCGGCACTGGGCGGCCGAGAACTTCGGCTGGTGGCAGTCGCTGCCGGACTGGCTGCAGTGGCTGCCGTCGCTGGCGCACTATCACTACACGGCGTATTCGTTCCACGTCGGCCTCGATTCCGAACACCCGTACATGTCGAATCCGTGGGGCTGGATCGTGCAATGGCGGCCGACGTCGTTCTACTACGAGTCCTACGACCACGGCTCGATGGGGTGCATGGCGGAGAAATGCTCCTCGGCGATCACCTCGGTGGGCAACCCGGTGATCTGGGGACTCGCGCCCTTCGCGGTGCTCATCTGCCTGGTCGTGTGGATCATCCGTCGAGACGTCCGCCCGGCCGTCATCCTCGCCGGACTCGCCGCGACCTGGCTGCCGTGGTTCGCCTACCAGGAGCGGACGATCTTCACGTTCTACACGATCGTCATGGTCCCCTTCGTGGTGCTCGCCGTGACCTATTGCCTCACCCTGCTGTGGGGCCGAGCGCCGGCCGGCAGGGCCCCCGCCGGCCTCAGATCCGGCACGGAGGTCGAGTCCGGCACCGCCGCGAAGTCCGGCGCCGGCATGGGGACAAGCACCGGCTCAGCGACCAAGCGGCTCTTCGCCCGCGTCTCGGTCGGACTGCTGTCCCGCCGGATGGCCGTCGGACTCGTCCTGGCCGCTTCCGTCCTTGCGTTCGCCTACTTCTGGCCGATCTACACCGGCGAAGTCATCCCCTTCTCCGCCTGGAACAACCGAATGTGGAACATCACCTGGCGGTGACGGGTCCGCAGCTCGAGGTCTCGCCACCTCGGCGAGCATCCCGCCTTTCAGCACGACCGACCTCAACCTGCCCTGTGCGCAAACGACATGCGTTCGCCATCGAAGGGTCGTCTCGGAGACATGGCGTGTTCACCTTGAGGTAACACCGCGTCGTTAGCGTCGAATCATTGTGAATGACCTTTCGACGACCCCTGAACCGAATGCCCCCGAGCCGACGCCGGGAGCAGGCACCACCGCGGCCGCTGACCCAGCGGCAGAAAGCACCAGCACCACCCGCACGTCCCCCACTGCGCCGACCCCCGCACCATCCCGGACCGTGGCCATCATCCCGGCGCGCGGCGGTTCCAAGGGGATCCCGCTGAAGAACCTGCAGAAGGTCGCGGGCGTCTCCCTCCTCGCCCGCGCCGTCCGTGCCGCTCAGGCCAGCCCGAGCATCGACCGCGTGATCGTCTCGACCGACCACGACGGCATCGCCGCCGAAGCCCAGCGCGCCGGTGCTGAGGTCTCCCGCCGCCCCGCTGCCATCGCCGGGGACACCGCGACCAGCGAATCCGCACTCATCCACACCCTGTCGACCCTCGATGACGACTTCGACATCACGGTGTTCATGCAGTGCACCTCCCCCTTCATCGACTCCGCCTCAATAGAGAATGCGGTGCGCACCGTCCGCGACGATGACGCCGACGTCGTGTTCTCCGCCGTCGAGGACCACTCCTTCCTGTGGCGCCTCGATGACGACGACACCGCCGTGGCCGTCGGTCATGAGGCCAGCTATCGCCCCCGCCGCCAGGACCGCGCCCAGCACTTCAACGAGACCGGCGCGTTCTACGTCATGCGCACCGCCGGCCTCATCGAGCACGAGCACCGCTTCTTCGGTCGCATCGGCATCGAAGAGGTCCCGCCCGAGCACGCCCGCGAGATCGACGACATGTCCGACCTCTCCCTCGTCCGCGCCATCGCCTCCACGCAGGAGACCGCACAGGTCATCGACGTCGACGCGTTGGTCACCGACTTCGACGGCGTCCACACCGACGACGGCGCCTACGTCGACGAGGAGGGCAATGAGCAGGTCCGCATCCACCGCGGCGACGGCATGGGCGTCTCCCGCCTCGTCAAGGCCGGCGTACCCGTGATGATCCTGTCGAAGGAACGCAACCCGGTCGTCACCCGCCGCGCGGAGAAGCTGCACGTCGACGTCGCCCAGGGCATCGACAACAAGGCCCACATCCTCAGCGCGTGGATGGAGACGAACGGCCTCGACCCGGCCCGCGTCGCCTACGTCGGCAACGACATCAACGACCTCGAGGCCTTCGACGTCGTCGGCTGGCCCATCGCGGTCGCCGACGCCCACCCCAAGGTCATCGCCGCTGCCCGCGTGGTCCTCGACCGCCCCGGCGGCAGGGGTGCCGTCCGCGAGGTCTGCGACCTCATCCCGATCCCCGCCGAGGCGGCCGGGCACCTCCCCGGACCGACCCTGACCTCCGTATCCGCCACCTTCACCGACCGTCAACCGTCAACCGGGCAGCAGCCGCTGCTCACCACCCACGCAGCCACACCGCGTGCCAATCGAAAGCAGGTTTCATGACTGATCAACTCGCCCCCGTGGCCATCGGCAATCAGCTCGTCGGCCCGAATCAGCCCGTGTACATGATCGGTGAGATCGGCATCAACCACAACGGAGACGTCGAGATCGCCAAGCAGCTCATGGATGTCGCCGTCACCGCCGGCGCGAACGCCGTGAAGTTCCAGAAGCGCAACCCCGAGGTCGCCGTCCCCGAACACCAGAAGTCGAAGATCCGCTCGACCCCGTGGGGCGAGATGACCTACATCGACTACAAGCACCGCGTCGAGTTCGGCATCGACGAGTACACCGAGATCGACCGCTACGCCAAGGAGGTCGGACTGCAGTGGTTCGCCTCCCCATGGGACACCGACTCGGTGGACTTCCTCGAGACCGAGTTCGATGCGCTCACGTACAAGGTGGCCTCGGCCTCGCTGACGGACTTCGAGCTGCTGCGCGCGATCGCCGCGACCGGCAAGCCCGTGCTCTGCTCCTCGGGCATGTCCGACTGGGCCACCCTGGATCGGGCCGTCGAGGTCTTCGACCGTGACAAGCTTGTGCTCATGCACGCCACTTCGACCTACCCGCTGCCGCCCGAAGAGGTCAACCTCAAGGCTATCCCGGCCATGCGTGAGCGCTACGGCGTGCCCGTGGGCTACTCCGGTCACGAACTCGGACTCGAGATCTCCTTCGCCGCCGCGGCACTGGGTGCTGTGACCATCGAGCGCCACATCACACTGGACTCCTCGATGTGGGGTTCGGACCAGTCCGCGTCGATGGAACCGCGCGAGTTCGCCTCGCTCGTCAAGGGCGTCCGCGTCCTCGAGACCGCATTCGGCGACGGCGAGAAGCGCATCATGCCGGGTGAGGAATCGAAGATCGATTCGCTGCGCAAGGTCACCGTCTGATCCGCAGCTGACACCGGGCACGTGCCCGGAACAGCCCGGTGCATCGGCGCCATCACCTCACCGAGGTGGTGGCGCCGATGCGCATTCTGGCGCCGAGGCTGATAGACGGGTTCCCGAGCCCACCGAGGTGGCCGGTCAGTCGCCCGTCGTCGTCAGCGGCGACGTTTCAGACGGCGGATCCTCCACCGGATTCCGTGCCGGAGCTTGGTGACGAGCACCCTCGCCTCCTCACCGGCAGTGCGATCGCGAACGGCGTCGAGCGCCCGGGAAGACTGTGTCACTTCAGCTCGCAGCTGCGCGATCCGCGTGTCGAATGCGGCGATTCGCCCATGCTGGTGCTCGACCTCGGCGAGCGCTTCGTCGCGTTCACCTTCGACAGTGCGCAGCTTCTCCTGGAATCTGATCTGAGCTTCTTCGAGGGCGCGTGCGTGTTCGCGCCGTGCCTGGTCGAGATCCCGATCGGCCCGTTTCAGCGCACGCGTCTGCAGGGCGGCGACCTCGTCGGATTCGGCGATGGCGGCGACGTGGAAGGCTTCGGCACGGATGTCCTCCGCGGTGCGGAGCGGACTTCTGTGACTCTGCGACGGACCGGGGCTCAGCGAATCGTGGATCGCGGCGAGGTTCTCTGCGGTGATCGCGGCGAACCGTGCTCGAGAATCGGCAAGATCGGCCTGCAGTTCCGGGCCGGACGCGTACGCGTCTTCGAGAGCAGCGACCATTCGTTCGGCCAGTGCCGCGGCCGTGTGGGCACGTGACCCAGCGGAATGGGCTGCGTGGGTACGTGACCCAGCGGAATCGGCGGGCCGCGTCGGATCGTCGCTCCCGGCCGCCTCGGCGGGATCGACTGCTCCTCCCGGCTCTCCGCCTCTCAGCCCCTCAGGTTCGACCGGCACCACCAGCTCCGGGTGACCGATATCGGCGGCGAAGTACCGCAGCTTCGCATGCAGATCCACAGAGACGGGGATCGCCCCGACCCCGAAGGGAATCATCTGCGCATGCCCGCGGCCACCGAGCACATACGGCACGGAGGTGAAGAGTTCGAGGCCGGAGAAGAAGTCGACGTCATGGCCGTACAGGCGCACCTCCTCGACCTCGGGCACCTCGGTGATGAGGCGATGGGAGACCTCCGCGTCATCGGGGTGGAACGGCGTGCTCACCACCGTCCACCCCGTGCTCACGAGGATCCGGGCGGCGCGCACGGTCGCCTCGTGGATGGTCTCGGCATCGTAGCCGGCGGCGATCTGACGAGCATGGACGAGCATCTGGATGGCCACGGTCTTCTGCCTCGGGTCCGGTCGGCTGCCCGCCAGCGGGGCGTAGAGGTGATCGAGGATCGTCGTCGGGCACGGTTGGAAGATGATGCGATCCTGCTCCCCCAACAGTGCACTCATCGTCGTCATGCTGCCGGTGTTGCGCAGGCCGAAGAACACCGACTGGTCGAGCACCTGCCCGACATGAGTGCGCATGAGCTCGTCGAAGTCCGGCTGGCCGGGGAACCGATTGTCTCCGAGGGCGTAGACGATGAGCGGAACGTCGAGAGCGGCGAGCGCTTCGGGAGAGATCTTCCACTGCCACCCGGAGAGACGGTTCGGATTCGTGTCCTGGAGGAACAGCCCTCCTCCGCCGATGACGACGGCGTCCGCGGTGGCATTGATCCGGGCCACGGCCGCCTCGTCGACCTCGCGCCGCAGAGCGGCCGACGAGGCGAAGGTGAAGTTCGGTGTCCCGTCCGCCTCAGCTGTGCCGCCGAGCACGCGGAAAGCATCCCTGACCACAGGGAACAGCGCCTTGTCGCCGAAATTGCCCCAGGTCGGAATGTCGAAGTGGAAGAGTCGCATACTCGGCATCGACCAAGACTAGGAGCCCCCGAAGAATTCGAGGTGAATAGCAATCCCGGTTGCTGTACACCTTTTCGACACCTTCTGTTCGCATCTGAAACCTACCATCGTTCGGACGTGCACAGCACCAGCCCCGGGCGGCCGCCCGGACACCACGGACACGGCAGCGTCGACTGCCACGACCGTCTCGCGAAAGGACCCAATGCCAGCTCCAGTCGTCAGCGTCATCATCGCAGCGAAGAACGCGGAAGACACCATCGGCGGCAGCCTCAGAGGCCTCGTCAATCAGGGGTTCGGCAAGGATGAGCTCGAAGTCATCGTCGTCGATGACGGTTCGGACGACGACACCGCCGAAGTGGTCACCGAGTTCAGCGATCGGCTCAACCTCGTCGAGATCCGCAACGCGCAATCACGCGGCGTCTCCACGGCTCGCAACACCGCGCTCAAGGCCTCGACCGGACGGACGATCACCTACCTCGACGCCGACGACTGGTACGCCCCCGGACACTTACGCTCCCTCACCGATGCGATCACCGGTCTGGGCGTCGACTTCGTCAAGACGAACTACCTCATCGTCAACGGCTTCAACCGGAAGCTGCGGCGGGCGCCCTGCGCACAGCACAACACGGCGCTCAATCCGCGCGACCACATCCTGCCCCACGACGCCTCGACGATGGTCGACTTCCCGGAATGCTGGACCGGCATCTACTCGCGCGCGATGGCCGATCGCGGACTCCTCGACTTCGATCCGACCCTGCGCACCTGCGAGGATCGCCCCTGGACGTGGCGCCACCATCTCGAGTCCGACTCCTTCGCCGTGGTCGACACCGCCGGCCTGTGTTATCGCAAGGGCAGCACCACCTCGTTGACGGCGATCTTCGACGAACGTCAGCTCGACTTCATTCCCGCCTTCCGTTCGGTCTTCGCGATGCTCGAGACCGATCCGAGTCTCCGCCGCTTCGAACAGAAGGCCGTGCGCAACTTCCTCTCCATCCTCTACTTCCAGATCGTCAACCGTGGCTCATCGATGTCGCGGACCGTGCGCGAGCAGCTCAACCTCGGCGCCGTCAACACGCTGAAGAACATCGGCAACGACGTCATCGACCTCGCGCTGACGAACTACGGCGAACGCCGACTGCCCGTGATCGAACCGATCGTCAGGAGGGCCCGCTGATGACGCAGATCATCGAGATCTCGACCCAGTACCAGCTCGCGAACCTCTCCGCTCTCATCCGTTCCGGCCGCCTCGGTGATCGGGATGAGCGTCGCATCCTCGTGGTGGCGAACAATTCCTTCGCTCCGGAGCTGACCCCGGCTGCCGATGCCATGCCCGGCTCGGCGGGGCTGCTCGACGACTTCGATAGGGTCGTGGACTGGAACGCCACGATCTGGCCGAACCATCCGAAGGACTTCGGCATCTCCGGCGAACGCGCCCCGATCATGGAGCGCGCCCTGCGCCGAGAGTGGGACATCGATGATCACGAGCCGCTCGCACTCATCGTCGAATCCCTCCCCGGTCATCCCGCCGGGGCGCTCACGCAGATCTTCGCCACGGCTGACATCAGCGTCCATTCAGACGGTCTGATGAGCTACGGACCGATCCGCAACCCTCTGACCCTGCCCCAGTGGCAGCGACTGTCGACGATCTTCTACACGGACCTGCTGCCCGGCATCACCCCACGTCAACTCGCCGAGCACGCACCCGAACGGGTGGTGCTTCCGACCGCGGACCTCGCCGCGGTCATCGATGAGATGACCGCCGAGGTGGCCGACGAACTGAGAGCTGCCCACCTCGATGCGCCGATCGACGGCAGTGCGCTCGTCCTCGGGCAGTACCTCGCGCAGCTCGACCTCATCACGGCCGAGGAGGAGCTCGACCTGCACCTGCAGATGATCGATGAGGTCAAGGACGCAGGACTGTCCACGGTGATCTTCAAACCTCACCCCACGTCGGCGCGGACGACGATCGGACCGCTGCGCCGCCGCAGTGAGGAGCTCGGCCTCGACTTCGTCCTCGCCGAGGTTCCGCTGCTGGCCGAGATCGTCGTCTCCGCCACCCGTCCCGAACTCGTCGTCTCATGCTTCTCGACGGGACTGGCGACTGCGAAGGGACTCTACGGGTGTGAGACCGCAGCCATCGGCACCGCGGAACTGCTGGACGCGCTCGCGCCCTACCAGAACAGCAACCGCATCCCGCTGACCATCATCGACGCTCTCCACTCGGGCCGGTATGTGCTGCCGGGTGACCTCGCCGAGGTGGGGGCCGGGTCCGGCGCGACACGTGACCTCAATCCGCTCATCGATGCCGTCACCTACTGCATGCAGTCGACTTCGGCAGCCTATCTGCGGCAGAACGCGATCGACTTCCTTCACGGGGCGGTCGGCGGACCGGATATGAGGTACTTCAAGCGCAAACGGCTGACCAAGCTCGACCTGCCCGGTCAGCAGGACATTCCTCGGCACAGGAAGACCCTCAGTGCTGCGAAACAGCGCCTGGTCTCCCAGGCGAAACGCACCCAATACGTGTTGAAGGACTACGGCATCACCGTCGATGCATCGAAGCTGAGGAAGAATGGCTGAACTGCTGATGGCTGAGAAGACGTCGAACCCGAAGAAGATCAAGAAGTCGGCGCAGTCGACCGTGCCGGCCGCGGGGAAGGACCGCGACTCCGCGGGGAAGAAGAGCACGCGGCTGCTCTCGGTCGCCTTCGTCGAATCCCCGCTGCAGTTCCTCTCCGCGCTCGAATCCCACGAGCCGAACGAGGACCTGCTCATCAGGGCCAGGGCGAGCGCGAAGGGCATGGCCTCGTTCCTCGACGCCTTCGATCCCGCCTGGCTGCCGAAGAATGTGCGTCTCGAACGCGACGGCGCGAAGCCGGGAGTGCTGCGGAAGTCGGCCTTCGACCGGATCTACCTCGGAGATGCCTGCTCGGGCCAGGTGCACAAGGCCCTGGCATTGGCGTATCTGGAGCGCCGCATGCCCGAGGTCGTCATCCTCGACGACGGCCTGGCCACCTATTCGACGATCGAGATCCTCAGCGCCAAGCGCGGCCCCCTGGTGCGTCCCAGGCAGAAGCTCAAGGCCTCCCGCGCGGTGATGGCCGCCCACGTGGCCGATCGGCTGCGCGGTCTGGCGACAGTGGGCAAGCTGCGCTGGCACACCGCCCTTCCGGTGGCCAAACCGCTGCGCAAGGCGTTCCTCAAGGCCGGCGGCGAGATCACCCGCCACGGGTTCGAACACCTCCAGACGCTGCCCACCGGCGGCAGCCACCCACGTGACAATCCGGTCATCGGCTCGTCTCTGGCCGCCGACGGACTCATCGACGCCATCGCGTACCGGGCCTGGGTCGATGACATCATCGACGCCCACGGCTCGATCACCTACTATCCGCACCGTCGTGAGACCGAGGCCTTCCTCACCGACCTCGCCCGCGATGACCGGGTGCGGATCAAGAACCTCGGACTGCCCATCGAGCTGCGCCTGATCAACCTGCCCCCGCAGTCGACGATCCGCAGTCTGCCCTCGACTGCGGCGGTGTCCCTGGCCGTGCTCAACCCCGATGTCGACATCCAGGTCACCGAGATCCCGGCGAAGTGGTGGACCGGGGCCTCGCCGGATAGTCTGCGAAAGACCCTCAACTCCCAATCGGTCAAGGCAGATGACGATTCCTGATCCCACCGACCCACACGCCAGCGGACCCCTGCTGCCGCCGTCGCTGTCTGCCGCGCCGCCGCAGCCGTCGCATATTTCGCAGCGCACACGCGCGGACGACCCCCTTTCCCCCTCGGCCTTCGCGGACGGTCCCATGCGACCGCCGCGCCGATCGGCCGGTCTCGACCCCATCCGCATCCTCTCGGTCTCCGACAGCGAGTCCTACCTCAAATGGGCGACCCAGCTTCTGTCCGGCCTGCCGGATGTCGAGGGCCGCGTGTTCCTCATCGACAACCCGATCCTGCCGACCGCCGAGCAGATCGCCAATGCCGTCGCCGGGACCGCGTGGCAACACCGCGAGATCCCCGTCATCGCTCGCTCCGACCTCGCTCAGGTCATCGCTGACCACTCCCCCGACATCATCCTCGGTGCCGCGACCGGACCCATCGTCGCGCAGGTCTTCCTCACCGCGCACAATCGTGCCGACCGGCCGGCTCTGGTCTCGGGTCTGCCCGGCATGGGCCTGCCGGCCAGCGGCAAGGGCATGAATTATCGCCGGCTGATGGATGCGTTCATCGCGCATTCCTTCGCCGAGGTGACCGCCTACACCGAGGCCAGCGCCGAAGCTCAGGTGCCGTGTGAGGTCCTGTTGGGGCGCCTGCCGATGCTCCGTACGGAGGGCATCCCGCAGCTGACGACATCCACCATCACCGAGGCGGCCCCTCCGACGTCCGGTCCCGCATCGTCCCGTGCCCCGCACGCCGCCTCGTCTGCGGTTCCGCGTACCCTCGTGTTCGCCCCGCAGGCCAAGGTCCCAGCCGAGCGTGCCGAGCGCGAAGCGATCATTGCGGCACTCGCCGAGTTCGCCGACCGGAATCCGGAGTCGACGGCCGTGGTCAAGATGCGCTCGCGTCCCGGCGAGTTCGAGACCCATCACGAGCAGCATTCCTACTTCGCGATCCTCGCCGACTTCCGGACCCGCAGAGTTCCCGGTGCCGATCGCATCGAGCTGGGATACGGTCCGCTCAGCGAGTTCCTGAGCCCGGGATCGGCGTTGGTCACCGTGTCATCGACAGCGGCACTCGAGTCCATCGACCGCGGTGTGCCGACTCTGCTCGTCTCCGACTTCGGTTTCAGCGCCGAGCTGCTCAATGACGTCTTCGCCGATTCCGGTGCCACCGGAACACTGGCCGAGGTGGCCGCCGGGGACATCGGGTTTCCTGAGCCTGAGTGGCTGGCTGAGAACTACTTCCACCCTGACGACGGGCAGCTGCGTCGCAGTCTCGGACTCTTGGCCACTCGCGCTCGGGCCGCTCAGCTGCCGAATCGGCGGTCGGCCTCACTCAAACAGAAGCGTCTGCTCCTGCGCGCGGAGCTGCGCACCGTCACCCCGGCACCGATCATCAGCGCCTACCGCAAGCTCCGCTACGCCCGCTGACGCGATTGTCTCGAACCGAACGCCGAGACAACGGTTGAGCGCCGAAACCACGGTGCACACACAGTGGTCTCGGCGCTTAACCGTTGTCTCGACGGGGAATGCCGCAGAGCACTGAACTGGCCGACTGTGCTCAACCCCGGTCGTCGGGGACTCGGCTCGGCTCTTCCATGGGCACGACCACCTCGGCGTCGGGGGTCTGGTCTTTGAACACCCACGTCCGGTACGCGTAGAAGCGGAAGATCATCGCCAACCCGATGCCGATGACGTTCGTCGAGAGGTTATAGGTGAGCTGGTCGCGCATATCGAGTAAGTACCAGGTCACACCGAGCGGGACGACGGAGATGATCATGCCGACGAGGTTGACGACGACGAACAGGACCACGCCGCGCAGGTTCGAATGGGTGGTCCGGTCCCCGTAGGTCCAGAGTTTGTTGCCCATCCACACGACGATCATCGACAGGATCGTGGAGATGATCTTCGACTTGATCGGGCTGCCCTCGAGCAGAGCGGGGATCGGGCCGAGGCCGTAGGCGAGGACATTCGACAGCCCGACGTCGACGATATAGCCGAGCCCGCCGACGGTGAGGAACTTGAAGGCTTCCACCGCGAGGCGCCGGAGACGGACCGAGAATGACTCTTTCATAACTGAGGCCAGTCTATGACTCTAGGTTTCGGACTCGCTGGATGCTGCGCTCGGCGGTGTGGGAGCGTCCGTGCGACCTCTCCTCCACATCGACAGTGCGAGCACACAGGCGACGGTGACGGCCAGCGCCGGCCAGAAGGTGTACCGGAAATGGTTGGCCGGCACGATCGGGAAATACCCGAACACATAGCACAGCGCCGAGGCGGCCAAGGTCGTGATCTCGGGCCAGAAGGACCGCGCCCGCGAGTACGGTCGCCGGCCGCGTCCGTGCGAGCGGAAGGCGAGGCCGAGCAGCACGATGGCCGCCAGAGTCCAGAACCAGGGAGTGAACAGCATCGGGAACGTGCCCAGGGCGAAGTCCTCGACATAGGGGCGGACGATGTAGTCGGCCTTGGGGTCACCCTCGTCGAGGCCGGCCTTCGCCGCTTCGACGTGCCATTCGGCCGGCCAGTATTCGACCGCGGAGGTGAAGAAGTAGTAGGAGAACACCGACGCCCGGTATTCGACGTAGCGCAGCGGGTGAGTGATGACATGGTCGAGCCAGAGGCGTTTGAGTGCGTCCTGATGAGCGATCGGCGAGAAGTCCTCCCCGCTCTCGCCCTTGCCGTAGCAGTTCCAGTACGAGTCCCAGATCTCACCCTTCTCCAGGCACTTCTCGCGTGCGGTGCTGATGTGGTCGGTGAGTTCCTTCGGGGCACCCGCAGCCTTGAGCTCGGCATCAGGGACGGAGAACATCACATCATCGAGGAAGATCTGGGAGATCTGACCGGTCTTCTTCACGCTCGTCTGCGATTCGATGATCGCATCGGTGACCTTGACGCCTCCCCCGATGAGCACGAGCACGATGAGCGACGTTGCGACAATCAGGAATGGGCGGCGCTTCTGCGCAGGGCTCGTCACCGCGACCGAGCTCGCAGGATCGGCTGAACCGGCGGGCACGGCAACACTGCCCGACCGTCGACGTCGGTTCCGCCACGCACGGACCAGGCACCACCCGCCGTACACAGCGATCGGGACGACCGCGAACACGGCGTTCTTGCGCACCCCCACCGCGTAGACGAGGAGGACCAGCGCAGGAAGCCACAGCAGCCACGACTTCGGAACGAAGCGCGTGATCATGATGAGCACGATGCCGAGGAGAAGAGCCACAGCCATCTGCGTGTCCTTCCACAACGTCGTCATCTGCGACACGACCCAGGGAGTGACCATCATGCCCGGCCCTAAGAGCGACACCCACTTCGGTGCTCCTGACCGGTGAACGAGCACACCGATCGCCCACGCGGCTGCAGCCAGCAGCACGACCTGCAGCAGAAGCAGGCTGCCCTGCGCTCCGGTGACGGCCATGAGCATCCGCCATACCGCGCTCATCACCGGTGGATGCCAATCGGTGACCGGAGTCTTCCCGGTGGCCTGTAGGTACTGATTGGCGATGTCGACGTTGGCTCGACCGGGCCAGAACAAGCGC includes the following:
- a CDS encoding polysialyltransferase family glycosyltransferase, which encodes MTQIIEISTQYQLANLSALIRSGRLGDRDERRILVVANNSFAPELTPAADAMPGSAGLLDDFDRVVDWNATIWPNHPKDFGISGERAPIMERALRREWDIDDHEPLALIVESLPGHPAGALTQIFATADISVHSDGLMSYGPIRNPLTLPQWQRLSTIFYTDLLPGITPRQLAEHAPERVVLPTADLAAVIDEMTAEVADELRAAHLDAPIDGSALVLGQYLAQLDLITAEEELDLHLQMIDEVKDAGLSTVIFKPHPTSARTTIGPLRRRSEELGLDFVLAEVPLLAEIVVSATRPELVVSCFSTGLATAKGLYGCETAAIGTAELLDALAPYQNSNRIPLTIIDALHSGRYVLPGDLAEVGAGSGATRDLNPLIDAVTYCMQSTSAAYLRQNAIDFLHGAVGGPDMRYFKRKRLTKLDLPGQQDIPRHRKTLSAAKQRLVSQAKRTQYVLKDYGITVDASKLRKNG
- a CDS encoding DUF6716 putative glycosyltransferase translates to MRPPRRSAGLDPIRILSVSDSESYLKWATQLLSGLPDVEGRVFLIDNPILPTAEQIANAVAGTAWQHREIPVIARSDLAQVIADHSPDIILGAATGPIVAQVFLTAHNRADRPALVSGLPGMGLPASGKGMNYRRLMDAFIAHSFAEVTAYTEASAEAQVPCEVLLGRLPMLRTEGIPQLTTSTITEAAPPTSGPASSRAPHAASSAVPRTLVFAPQAKVPAERAEREAIIAALAEFADRNPESTAVVKMRSRPGEFETHHEQHSYFAILADFRTRRVPGADRIELGYGPLSEFLSPGSALVTVSSTAALESIDRGVPTLLVSDFGFSAELLNDVFADSGATGTLAEVAAGDIGFPEPEWLAENYFHPDDGQLRRSLGLLATRARAAQLPNRRSASLKQKRLLLRAELRTVTPAPIISAYRKLRYAR
- a CDS encoding GtrA family protein, with translation MKESFSVRLRRLAVEAFKFLTVGGLGYIVDVGLSNVLAYGLGPIPALLEGSPIKSKIISTILSMIVVWMGNKLWTYGDRTTHSNLRGVVLFVVVNLVGMIISVVPLGVTWYLLDMRDQLTYNLSTNVIGIGLAMIFRFYAYRTWVFKDQTPDAEVVVPMEEPSRVPDDRG